The following are encoded in a window of Gossypium raimondii isolate GPD5lz chromosome 13, ASM2569854v1, whole genome shotgun sequence genomic DNA:
- the LOC105783135 gene encoding probable protein phosphatase 2C 63, translating into MMMMLRSLSRPLERCLGVRAGGDALMWHADLKPHASGDFSIAVVQANNCLEDQSQVFASPFATYVGVYDGHGGPEASRFVNKHLFPFLHKFATEQGGLSADVIKKAFNATEEEFLRLVKRSLPVRPQIASVGSCCLVGAISNDVLYVANLGDSRAVLGRKASGDKENTVVAERLSTDHNVGVEEVRKEVEELHPDDSHIVVYTRGVWRIKGIIQVSRSIGDVYLKKPEFYRDPIFQQFGNPVPLKRPVITAEPSILIRKLKPQDQFLIFASDGLWEQLSDEAAVNIVFKNPRAGIAKRLVRAAIQEVAKKREMRYSDIKKIEKGIRRHFHDDITVIVIYLDKHRGSSRNKRTKQNAMGCTMAPVDIYSFNADGGDEDLLQTIS; encoded by the exons atgatgatgatgttacGGTCCCTTTCCAGGCCGCTCGAACGTTGTCTTGGCGTTAGAGCTGGTGGGGATGCTCTCATGTGGCACGCTGACCTTAAACCCCACGCTTCCGGTGATTTCTCCATCGCCGTCGTGCAGGCTAACAACTGCCTCGAAGATCAAAGCCAAGTCTTCGCCTCTCCTTTTGCTACCTACGTTGGCGTCTACGATGGTCATGGCGGTCCCGAAGCTTCCCGTTTTGTTAACAAACATCTCTTCCCTTTTCTCCACA AATTTGCTACAGAACAAGGGGGATTATCTGCAGATGTGATAAAGAAGGCATTCAATGCCACTGAAGAGGAGTTTTTGCGTTTGGTGAAGCGATCATTGCCTGTGAGGCCTCAAATTGCTTCGGTTGGATCATGCTGTCTAGTTGGTGCAATTTCGAATGATGTGTTATACGTGGCAAATCTTGGTGACTCGAGAGCTGTTCTTGGCAGGAAAGCTTCGGGGGATAAGGAAAACACAGTAGTGGCAGAGAGGTTGTCAACTGATCATAATGTTGGAGTTGAGGAAGTTCGAAAGGAGGTCGAGGAACTTCATCCAGATGACTCACATATAGTGGTTTACACCCGCGGAGTTTGGAGGATTAAGGGCATAATCCAG GTGTCAAGATCTATAGGTGATGTTTACCTGAAGAAACCTGAGTTTTATAGAGATCCGATCTTCCAGCAGTTCGGAAACCCCGTTCCTCTTAAAAGGCCGGTTATTACAGCAGAACCCTCGATCCTTATTAGAAAGCTGAAGCCCCAGGATCAATTCCTCATCTTTGCATCAGACGGCCTATGGGAGCAGTTGAGTGATGAAGCTGCTGTAAACATCGTTTTCAAAAACCCGAGAGCC GGTATTGCCAAGAGATTGGTAAGAgctgcaattcaagaagttgcAAAGAAAAGGGAGATGAGATACAGTGACATCAAGAAAATCGAAAAGGGGATAAGGCGCCATTTTCACGATGATATCACCGTGATTGTAATCTATCTAGACAAACACCGAGGCTCCTCCCGTAATAAAAGAACCAAGCAGAACGCCATGGGTTGCACGATGGCCCCGGTCGACATCTATTCCTTCAATGCAGATGGAGGAGATGAGGATCTGCTTCAAACAATTTCGTGA